The Leptospira sp. WS39.C2 genome contains a region encoding:
- a CDS encoding fatty acid synthase subunit beta domain-containing protein, with product MKNSTVINVDSNGNSKLKTIGVGPYSILQEEEVFVSALFAGQGNDPMVELLASFEEEGESSDFFVTLFKSIDNCMDLVQKDGDTTYFSKGFALKEWMLNPTLIPTETILKSSYYSGPLIFAAQASHLYRFIKEGQWNLIRKSIGGIYGHSQGIFAGLLFSSSPNKEKFLANFEKTFSALFFLLYRSQQIFPELDLDPNTLRLFVKKGEKPSPMAQIIFNDGEGEIDEILKEFNKSQSKTEEVHIGLMNTPNSKVFCGTPESLLKLRDELTQSGVDAVKTWNFITSSTAFHSPLLEAVVNLVQTDFKKIGFVPKTNEIEIPLYDTRDGSDLRDSKKDLKTDLVAMVCTDQLNWEVTLSSLLKKDGKHLLLSFGPGEFIEKITKRFLRDKSYLIRNLTHKSRFLQFAKTNNFEFPNDWKSYAPESVILPNGAKFVKNKYSLWTGRPPVFGGGMTPSTVEADIVIAAGKEGYTVELAGGGQVSEEIFKSRIEKITKELPAGKGFVINLLYLDPYLWNLHIPLIKKFKLEGAPIEGITISAGIPELKEAVTLLKEWEKIGIWLNSFKPGTIDQIKRVLSIADELPNYNILMQIEGGAAGGHHSWEDLRSLVSSTYEDIRKRSNIILAVGGGIASPDDAKLWLSGDWNQNTIMPVDAVFLGTRLMAALECKTSLPIKEKLKEMIGGNDWMKSKDGNEVGGIISGKSSLGADIYYASNTWTKLSELVEGLTKGKDPVLARESIIEKKDDIISLLNSTAKPYFGDLSILSYTEVLERFIFLTCPGDRLLPSEGRWFDHPYIDKSYRVRFEQLVLKFEGRLLDSDTKLSILNNDSVLDDPYEFLKIWKKLFPNGQSTILLPEDQDFFLDVCKQPGKPVNFIPLLDENLLRWIKSDSLWYSHCVGMNPDSCAWIPGPLAIKGIKKINEPVVSIFNEFISELGDKESSTKRIEWSEFTKKFNPIRLENRIQIDHKDAITEFLIPTSEEITESDWVKYLAHQGGGFLSILLASNRIYGGVADQGMWFSPNEAKKFTIEKGDIGELIQIRSFTNDGKFINTSLDLINQNTAELSLYFHHPKEQNPIPFKRRFLFGGDPGTLVIEDQIYANEEMRKFYSKVWDIKSVPNVTLDFHSFESMRTFEKEWSTEYKVTEENITEFRKATKDLFRKDLIESNKKHSPISMGVVFSWESTVLPLLSYSSADLFKLLHFSQEFHWKPEASLVTVDDVIKTKSKISRVKKLGESIVLYVTGVMCNSENEIGAFETGFLLRNQNEKFVQFDTTPLEQSIEFYSQAEIDVFQQLIWINLNIKPDTLRVGDKIRFVTSERRIISNASETYHYIIGNIFQSNGQMNEVHLGHFKIDERRNLNEDSSLDRFFKVFREAEGLVALPKKYRIISEVFTAPDSMFSYSRASKDANPIHTDVRFAKKAGWVSPIVHGLWTSSQVVNSLVRNVCEGDSSRIVFLKESFEAPVLLGEELRLSAYHIGQKSGNMALEITLENKNGETKLRAEALLKPLNTAYVFTGQGSQSQGMGMKLLEEFSEARDVWTLAERVATNELGFSLLEVVQNNPTSLLCGGKNWVHPKGVLNLTQFTQVALVAKSLADWAILKKRGFLNIESPFAGHSLGEFSALSAREFILPENVFKIVFNRGLNMQSLVARDEEGKSSYAMSVVLGNRHVGLNEEKILELVDEAKSESGLHLEVVNYNIRDKQYSVTGNIQALELLEEKCKKFVRGKKTTIRLEGIDVPFHSRILINGVDEFRKTLQSNIGNELPLNELDGRYIPNLIAKPFSLSDEFLNAMLSKTGSPVVESLLKLSFKDRNTNESRRLVLIELLAFQFAMPVQWIETQEVLFGPLKTKRLIDIGARGDLAGMAKQSLKDRRDSSTFQILHIEENRNEVFYEKEDLPEAEWSEGPSVEKEDIEITSTIQKQNTESVVENSPTLEIPKQNVINQIHSPVIKFSKKDALYSILALKANVRFDEISDSETIDDLLGGNSSKRNQTLADIGVEFKSTSLDGGHEKSLKDLVKLLEEQTSYNQPGPYLRAAFDESIKKFFPSDFGRKEIFQFLKDERMLDEEGVFLFSIYLPLFIRSGDSLRNGNLSSIGLKNRLANAAEVTKWLDQAVDLFANLKNVQIPRKKSESSNSAGSMVDSLALEALERKYFGIEGLFSKSISDLRRHLLDDDPYSEYLVKDLKSIEEARTLVSDDIQPIFSESKIVIFKNSKQWAKKYLFKQTAAFLRKDLKEFSKEDIVYLQNHNSKELCDNIEYWRSQFLERASKANLKSDTEYFKSVGLEYTKLLDNLSSQSNPNPVYQAPNATATPYLKVGLDGNFFCEEKINQIDPENFSNERLTLSGSDDFGSSFAENETVTNEFKEVLKTILKSGISFKNQKVLVTGAGPGSIAWEVVKAFLMGGADVVLTTTSYSTKRVKQFKELYQMYGAKTSRLEIVPFSQGSFEDIRSLVGYLKAKNWHPDFLIPFAAVGEENAASNLDQSSLVSVRVMLIGVQKLIGELGAQRKNQKESNSNLKVILPLSPNHGIFGKDGLYAETKLGLETLYRKKFSEANEWGNSVRILGAVIGWVRGTGLMGANDLSAPLLEAECNIKTYSRSEMGLLLTGFAAWSLRNETLEVVKADLTGGLGNVKNLGSTLSKIRTFLNSQTKQNIEVLSLKQKLNLEAESESESESKSKSKKLTNVLPKHGLKFPEVPTNEDLSRYQTKRTTTLKDLVCVVGYAEVGPFGGSMTRWELEKSGTLSLEACAELAWSLGYIQYQMGQNGKVWTDTKTGEPVLEWQIKEKYEDEILRSTGIRIIDPKTSPFDPTEISVYADVVLEDDLIFPIASKEEALEYKNADPEKTEIYFNPTSEKWTIKRKKGSVLKVKKSLGIQRRIAGQIPDGWNPERFGIPKDLIHQVDPITIYNLFCTCEAYLRAGMDPFELFDYIHPSQAGSSVGSGMGGMQKIKRMFLNFRLGEDRQHDALQESLINVAAAWAITSYAGLYGTVITPVAACATGGVSLEMARDNILSGKAKFMIAGAFDDTVEESMIGFGDMNATANSYEMENQGIEASEVSRPNDSRRNGFVEAQGGGILLLARGDVALEMGLPVYGILGFAGSRTDGIHTSIPAPGIGLLSLAADSNEESSPIQSALASFGLSGDDIGFAYKHDTSTKANDKNENNLLQKMMLKLKRTPGNNLPVVSQKYLTGHSKGGAAMWQSIGVLQTLEEGIISGNRNLTDVDTDMDPSTFITFTDEAIQFGKGHFKAGILTSLGFGHIGALCLFLHRNFFWVHLSPEEKVSYANKCVERGRFAITRYHEIRLGNGTTLYKRKTQSFIPHEDEENALLDATYRKTDTNVTIGSLK from the coding sequence ATGAAAAATTCAACAGTTATAAATGTAGATTCAAATGGAAACAGTAAACTAAAAACAATTGGAGTTGGACCATATTCAATCCTTCAAGAAGAGGAAGTTTTCGTAAGTGCCCTATTTGCTGGTCAAGGAAACGATCCAATGGTTGAACTTCTTGCAAGTTTTGAAGAAGAAGGTGAATCATCAGATTTTTTTGTAACATTATTCAAATCAATTGATAATTGTATGGACTTAGTTCAGAAAGATGGAGACACCACTTACTTTTCCAAAGGTTTTGCGTTAAAAGAATGGATGTTAAATCCAACTTTGATTCCTACCGAAACTATTTTAAAATCTTCTTATTATAGTGGGCCTTTGATCTTTGCAGCCCAAGCATCACACTTATATCGTTTTATTAAAGAAGGCCAATGGAACCTAATTAGAAAATCTATTGGTGGGATTTATGGTCATTCCCAAGGAATATTTGCCGGATTATTGTTTTCATCATCTCCAAATAAAGAAAAATTTTTAGCTAATTTTGAAAAAACTTTTTCGGCTTTATTTTTTCTGTTATACCGCAGCCAACAAATCTTTCCTGAGTTAGATCTTGACCCTAATACACTTCGCCTTTTTGTAAAAAAAGGAGAAAAACCTTCACCAATGGCCCAAATCATTTTTAATGATGGTGAAGGTGAAATCGATGAAATTTTAAAAGAATTCAATAAAAGTCAATCTAAGACAGAAGAAGTTCATATTGGATTAATGAATACACCTAACAGTAAAGTTTTTTGTGGAACACCTGAATCTTTACTTAAATTAAGAGACGAATTGACACAGTCCGGAGTTGATGCTGTGAAAACCTGGAATTTCATAACATCCTCAACTGCGTTTCATTCACCTTTGTTAGAAGCTGTGGTGAACCTTGTACAAACTGATTTTAAAAAAATAGGATTCGTACCCAAAACAAATGAGATAGAAATTCCTTTGTATGATACCCGAGATGGATCAGACCTTCGCGATTCAAAAAAAGATTTAAAAACTGATTTAGTCGCTATGGTTTGCACAGACCAACTGAATTGGGAAGTAACCTTGTCATCCCTCCTAAAAAAAGATGGCAAACATTTACTTCTATCTTTTGGGCCAGGTGAATTTATAGAAAAAATAACAAAAAGATTTTTAAGAGATAAATCTTATTTAATTCGAAACCTAACACATAAGAGTCGGTTTCTTCAGTTCGCAAAAACTAACAACTTTGAATTTCCAAATGACTGGAAAAGTTATGCACCAGAATCAGTAATCCTTCCTAATGGGGCGAAATTTGTAAAAAACAAATATTCACTTTGGACTGGTCGCCCGCCTGTGTTTGGTGGTGGAATGACTCCAAGTACAGTCGAAGCAGACATTGTTATCGCAGCAGGTAAGGAAGGATATACTGTTGAATTAGCTGGTGGTGGGCAAGTATCTGAAGAAATTTTTAAATCAAGGATAGAAAAAATAACAAAAGAACTTCCTGCGGGAAAAGGTTTTGTAATCAATCTATTATATCTCGATCCTTATTTATGGAATTTGCATATACCGTTAATTAAAAAATTTAAATTGGAAGGTGCTCCGATCGAAGGTATTACAATCTCTGCAGGCATACCAGAACTCAAAGAAGCGGTAACCTTACTTAAGGAATGGGAAAAAATTGGCATTTGGTTGAATTCATTCAAACCTGGGACAATTGATCAAATTAAAAGAGTGTTATCAATAGCTGATGAACTTCCTAATTATAATATACTTATGCAAATTGAAGGTGGCGCTGCAGGTGGTCATCATAGTTGGGAAGATCTAAGATCACTTGTTTCTTCAACATACGAGGATATTCGTAAACGTTCCAATATCATCTTGGCTGTGGGAGGAGGCATCGCATCTCCAGATGATGCTAAATTATGGTTATCTGGTGACTGGAATCAAAATACAATAATGCCTGTGGATGCAGTATTTTTAGGTACTCGTCTTATGGCTGCACTAGAATGCAAAACTTCATTACCAATTAAAGAGAAGTTAAAAGAGATGATTGGCGGAAATGATTGGATGAAATCCAAGGATGGAAATGAAGTAGGTGGGATTATTTCCGGAAAATCTTCACTTGGTGCGGATATCTATTATGCATCCAACACTTGGACAAAACTCTCAGAATTGGTAGAAGGTTTAACGAAAGGAAAAGATCCGGTTTTAGCTAGAGAAAGTATTATAGAAAAAAAAGATGATATCATCTCTCTATTAAACTCCACAGCAAAACCATACTTTGGAGATCTTTCAATACTTAGTTATACAGAAGTATTGGAAAGGTTTATATTTTTAACATGCCCTGGCGATAGATTGTTACCCAGTGAAGGAAGATGGTTTGACCATCCTTACATTGACAAGAGTTATAGGGTTAGATTTGAACAACTCGTCTTAAAATTTGAAGGTAGACTATTAGATTCTGATACAAAGTTGTCTATTTTAAACAATGATTCCGTTTTGGACGATCCATACGAATTTCTAAAAATTTGGAAGAAACTTTTTCCAAATGGACAATCCACCATCCTTTTACCCGAAGACCAAGATTTTTTCTTAGATGTATGCAAACAACCAGGTAAACCAGTAAATTTCATTCCACTGTTAGATGAAAATTTACTTCGATGGATCAAATCCGATTCGTTATGGTATTCTCATTGTGTTGGAATGAATCCAGATAGTTGTGCTTGGATCCCTGGGCCTTTGGCTATTAAAGGTATCAAAAAAATAAATGAACCAGTAGTTTCAATTTTCAATGAATTTATATCTGAGTTAGGTGATAAAGAAAGTTCAACTAAAAGAATCGAATGGTCAGAATTTACAAAGAAATTCAACCCGATAAGACTGGAAAATAGAATACAAATTGATCATAAGGATGCAATCACTGAGTTTCTTATACCTACGAGTGAGGAGATAACTGAAAGTGATTGGGTAAAATATCTAGCACACCAAGGTGGGGGTTTTTTATCCATTTTACTTGCGTCAAACCGGATCTATGGAGGTGTAGCCGACCAAGGTATGTGGTTCTCACCCAATGAGGCTAAAAAATTTACAATTGAAAAGGGAGATATCGGTGAACTAATTCAAATCCGTTCATTTACTAATGATGGAAAGTTTATCAACACTTCCCTTGACTTGATAAACCAGAATACAGCAGAACTCAGTTTATATTTCCATCATCCAAAAGAACAAAATCCAATTCCATTTAAAAGACGATTCTTGTTTGGAGGTGACCCAGGAACATTAGTGATTGAAGATCAAATTTATGCTAATGAGGAGATGAGAAAATTTTATTCTAAAGTTTGGGATATAAAATCTGTTCCAAATGTGACCCTTGACTTCCATTCATTTGAAAGTATGAGAACTTTTGAAAAAGAGTGGTCAACTGAATATAAAGTCACAGAAGAAAACATTACTGAGTTTAGAAAGGCAACAAAAGATCTCTTTCGTAAGGATCTAATCGAATCTAATAAAAAACATTCTCCTATTTCAATGGGAGTGGTTTTTTCATGGGAAAGTACTGTACTTCCATTGTTATCCTATTCTTCGGCTGATCTTTTTAAACTTCTTCATTTTTCACAAGAATTTCATTGGAAACCTGAAGCTTCTTTGGTTACGGTGGATGATGTTATAAAAACTAAGTCAAAAATTTCACGAGTCAAAAAATTAGGAGAATCTATCGTTCTTTATGTAACAGGAGTAATGTGTAATTCTGAGAATGAAATAGGAGCCTTCGAAACTGGGTTTCTATTAAGAAATCAGAATGAAAAATTTGTCCAATTTGATACAACTCCACTTGAACAATCCATAGAATTTTATTCACAGGCTGAGATTGATGTCTTTCAACAACTCATTTGGATAAACTTAAACATTAAACCCGATACTCTTCGAGTCGGAGATAAAATTAGGTTTGTAACTTCAGAACGAAGGATCATCTCCAACGCATCAGAAACCTATCACTACATAATTGGAAATATCTTCCAATCAAATGGGCAAATGAACGAGGTTCATCTGGGACATTTCAAAATAGATGAAAGAAGAAATCTAAATGAAGATTCAAGTTTGGATCGATTTTTTAAAGTATTCCGCGAAGCAGAAGGACTTGTAGCCCTTCCAAAAAAATACAGAATTATATCGGAAGTTTTTACTGCACCAGATTCTATGTTCTCCTATTCTAGAGCTTCGAAAGATGCAAATCCAATTCACACGGATGTTCGATTTGCGAAAAAAGCTGGTTGGGTGAGCCCTATTGTCCATGGACTTTGGACATCTTCCCAGGTCGTCAATTCTTTAGTTCGAAATGTTTGTGAAGGAGACTCTTCACGCATTGTCTTTTTGAAAGAAAGTTTTGAAGCACCTGTGTTACTTGGCGAAGAACTTCGATTAAGTGCATATCATATTGGCCAGAAATCTGGGAATATGGCATTAGAAATTACTTTGGAAAATAAAAATGGAGAAACAAAACTCCGTGCTGAAGCTTTATTAAAACCTCTTAACACAGCCTATGTATTTACAGGCCAAGGTTCACAATCCCAAGGAATGGGAATGAAACTATTGGAAGAGTTTTCTGAGGCTCGCGATGTTTGGACTTTAGCTGAAAGAGTTGCTACAAATGAATTAGGTTTCTCCTTATTAGAAGTTGTTCAAAATAATCCTACATCACTACTTTGTGGAGGGAAAAATTGGGTTCATCCTAAAGGAGTTTTAAATCTCACACAATTCACTCAAGTTGCCTTAGTTGCAAAATCGCTAGCAGATTGGGCAATTCTAAAGAAACGAGGTTTTTTAAATATCGAATCACCATTCGCTGGTCATTCGTTAGGTGAATTCTCTGCACTTTCAGCACGAGAATTTATTTTGCCTGAGAATGTATTTAAAATCGTATTTAACCGTGGTTTGAATATGCAAAGTTTAGTCGCTCGTGATGAGGAAGGAAAAAGTTCCTATGCAATGAGTGTTGTACTAGGTAATCGGCATGTTGGTTTAAACGAGGAAAAAATCCTAGAGTTAGTTGATGAGGCAAAATCTGAATCTGGTCTCCATTTAGAAGTTGTAAATTATAATATTCGAGACAAACAATATTCAGTTACTGGGAATATTCAGGCGCTAGAGTTACTAGAAGAAAAATGTAAAAAATTTGTTCGTGGGAAAAAAACAACTATACGATTAGAAGGTATTGATGTTCCTTTTCACTCTCGAATTCTTATCAATGGAGTTGATGAGTTTAGAAAAACATTACAATCGAATATAGGTAACGAATTGCCGTTAAATGAACTTGACGGGCGTTATATTCCTAACTTAATTGCAAAACCATTCTCTCTTTCTGATGAATTTTTAAATGCAATGCTTTCTAAAACAGGAAGCCCTGTTGTGGAAAGTTTACTCAAACTTTCTTTCAAAGATAGAAATACAAATGAAAGTAGACGACTTGTTCTGATTGAGTTACTTGCTTTCCAATTTGCAATGCCAGTCCAGTGGATTGAAACCCAAGAAGTCCTTTTTGGACCATTGAAAACGAAACGTTTGATCGACATTGGGGCAAGGGGAGATCTTGCTGGAATGGCTAAGCAGAGCCTCAAAGATAGGCGGGATTCGTCCACCTTCCAAATCCTCCATATAGAAGAAAACCGAAATGAAGTTTTTTATGAAAAGGAAGATTTGCCGGAAGCGGAATGGAGTGAAGGTCCTTCCGTTGAAAAGGAGGACATTGAAATTACCTCAACCATTCAAAAACAAAATACGGAGTCTGTTGTCGAAAACAGTCCAACACTAGAAATTCCGAAGCAGAATGTTATCAATCAAATACATTCACCTGTCATAAAATTTTCCAAAAAGGATGCATTGTATTCGATTTTGGCATTGAAGGCAAATGTTCGGTTTGATGAAATATCAGACTCTGAAACTATTGATGATTTGTTAGGTGGAAATTCATCTAAACGAAACCAAACTTTGGCTGATATTGGTGTCGAGTTTAAATCGACGTCACTTGATGGAGGACATGAAAAATCTTTAAAAGATTTAGTAAAACTTTTAGAAGAACAAACTTCCTACAACCAACCAGGACCTTACCTTCGTGCAGCATTTGACGAAAGCATAAAAAAATTCTTTCCAAGTGATTTTGGTAGAAAAGAAATTTTTCAATTCTTAAAAGACGAAAGAATGTTAGATGAAGAAGGTGTATTTTTATTTTCCATTTATCTTCCTCTTTTCATTCGGTCAGGAGATTCTCTCCGAAATGGAAATTTAAGTTCTATTGGTCTCAAAAATCGACTTGCTAACGCAGCAGAGGTGACTAAGTGGTTAGACCAAGCTGTTGATTTATTCGCAAACTTAAAAAACGTTCAAATTCCTAGGAAAAAATCTGAGTCTTCTAATTCGGCTGGATCTATGGTGGATTCATTGGCACTGGAAGCTTTGGAACGGAAATATTTTGGAATTGAAGGACTTTTTTCAAAATCCATTTCAGATCTCCGCCGGCATTTGTTAGATGATGATCCATATTCAGAATACTTGGTTAAAGATTTAAAATCTATTGAGGAAGCTCGGACTCTCGTTTCTGATGATATCCAACCAATTTTTTCTGAAAGTAAAATTGTCATTTTTAAAAACTCAAAACAGTGGGCTAAAAAGTACTTATTTAAACAGACTGCAGCATTTTTAAGAAAGGATTTAAAAGAGTTTTCAAAGGAGGATATAGTCTATTTACAAAATCACAATTCAAAAGAACTTTGTGATAATATTGAATATTGGCGTTCGCAATTTTTAGAAAGAGCATCTAAGGCGAATTTAAAATCAGATACTGAGTATTTTAAATCTGTAGGTTTAGAGTATACTAAACTTCTGGATAACCTCAGTTCTCAATCAAATCCAAATCCAGTATACCAAGCTCCAAACGCAACAGCAACACCGTACCTCAAAGTAGGATTAGATGGAAATTTTTTTTGCGAGGAAAAAATAAACCAAATAGATCCAGAAAATTTTTCGAATGAGCGCCTTACGCTTAGTGGAAGTGATGATTTTGGTTCTTCATTTGCAGAAAACGAAACTGTAACAAATGAGTTCAAAGAGGTTCTGAAGACAATTTTAAAATCAGGAATCTCTTTTAAGAACCAAAAGGTTTTGGTAACAGGTGCAGGCCCAGGTTCCATTGCTTGGGAAGTAGTGAAAGCTTTTTTAATGGGTGGGGCAGATGTTGTGCTAACAACAACTTCCTATTCGACAAAACGAGTCAAACAGTTCAAAGAACTGTACCAAATGTACGGTGCAAAAACCTCAAGATTGGAAATTGTTCCATTTTCGCAAGGTTCTTTTGAGGACATCCGGTCACTTGTAGGTTACTTAAAAGCTAAAAATTGGCACCCAGATTTTTTAATTCCTTTTGCTGCAGTAGGTGAAGAAAATGCAGCTTCCAATTTGGACCAATCTTCGTTAGTTTCTGTTCGAGTTATGCTTATTGGTGTTCAAAAACTAATAGGTGAGTTAGGTGCACAGAGAAAAAATCAAAAAGAATCAAATTCGAACCTAAAAGTAATTTTGCCCCTTTCCCCAAACCATGGAATTTTTGGGAAAGATGGACTCTATGCTGAAACGAAACTTGGACTTGAAACTTTATACCGAAAAAAATTCTCTGAAGCAAATGAATGGGGCAATTCCGTTCGTATCCTCGGTGCGGTGATCGGATGGGTCAGAGGAACAGGGCTTATGGGAGCAAACGATTTATCTGCTCCTCTACTGGAAGCAGAATGCAATATAAAAACATACTCACGATCGGAGATGGGTTTGTTACTCACAGGATTTGCAGCCTGGAGTCTACGAAATGAAACATTAGAAGTGGTGAAGGCGGACCTCACTGGTGGGCTTGGTAATGTAAAAAATTTAGGTTCTACACTATCAAAGATACGTACCTTTCTAAATTCACAAACCAAACAAAACATTGAAGTACTAAGTTTAAAACAAAAATTGAATCTGGAAGCAGAATCAGAATCAGAATCAGAATCAAAATCAAAATCAAAAAAACTAACGAATGTTTTACCAAAACATGGGCTAAAATTTCCAGAAGTCCCAACGAATGAAGATCTATCTCGTTACCAAACTAAAAGAACTACGACTCTTAAAGATTTAGTATGTGTTGTTGGTTATGCGGAGGTTGGTCCTTTTGGTGGCTCCATGACCCGCTGGGAACTTGAAAAGTCTGGTACTTTATCGCTAGAGGCTTGTGCCGAATTAGCATGGAGTTTAGGTTATATCCAATACCAGATGGGGCAAAATGGAAAGGTTTGGACAGATACAAAAACTGGGGAACCAGTATTGGAATGGCAAATCAAAGAGAAGTATGAAGATGAAATTTTAAGAAGTACTGGTATTCGTATAATTGATCCAAAAACTTCACCGTTTGATCCTACTGAAATATCAGTATATGCAGATGTAGTGTTAGAAGATGATCTAATATTTCCAATAGCTAGTAAAGAAGAAGCCTTAGAATACAAAAATGCTGATCCAGAAAAAACTGAAATTTATTTCAATCCAACTTCAGAAAAGTGGACAATCAAACGAAAAAAAGGTTCGGTTTTAAAAGTAAAAAAATCCTTAGGAATCCAACGACGTATAGCAGGTCAGATCCCTGACGGTTGGAATCCTGAAAGGTTTGGCATTCCTAAAGATCTCATCCACCAAGTGGATCCAATTACAATCTATAATTTGTTCTGTACATGTGAGGCTTACCTCAGAGCAGGAATGGATCCATTTGAATTATTTGACTACATACATCCAAGCCAAGCAGGGTCAAGTGTGGGTTCAGGCATGGGTGGAATGCAAAAAATCAAACGAATGTTTTTAAACTTTCGACTTGGTGAAGATAGGCAACATGACGCACTGCAAGAATCGTTGATCAATGTTGCTGCAGCATGGGCTATCACCTCTTATGCGGGATTGTATGGAACTGTGATAACACCCGTTGCCGCTTGTGCAACCGGGGGAGTTTCACTTGAGATGGCTCGGGATAATATACTTTCAGGAAAGGCAAAGTTTATGATAGCAGGTGCCTTTGATGATACCGTAGAAGAAAGTATGATTGGTTTTGGGGATATGAACGCAACTGCAAACAGTTACGAAATGGAAAACCAAGGCATTGAAGCATCAGAAGTATCGAGGCCTAACGACAGCCGAAGGAATGGATTTGTGGAAGCGCAAGGCGGAGGTATTTTACTTTTGGCAAGGGGAGATGTTGCCTTAGAAATGGGACTTCCCGTCTACGGAATCTTAGGTTTTGCAGGATCTCGTACAGATGGAATTCACACATCCATCCCTGCCCCAGGAATAGGTCTTCTTTCTCTTGCTGCTGACTCAAATGAAGAAAGTTCGCCGATACAATCTGCTTTGGCTTCGTTTGGATTGTCAGGTGATGACATTGGATTTGCTTACAAACATGACACATCAACCAAAGCAAATGATAAAAATGAAAACAACCTCTTACAAAAGATGATGTTGAAACTTAAAAGAACTCCAGGTAACAACCTCCCTGTAGTTTCGCAAAAATACCTGACAGGACATTCCAAGGGTGGTGCTGCTATGTGGCAGTCAATTGGGGTGCTACAAACACTTGAAGAAGGTATCATATCAGGTAACAGAAATTTGACGGATGTAGATACCGATATGGATCCTTCCACTTTCATTACTTTCACAGATGAAGCGATCCAATTTGGGAAGGGTCATTTTAAAGCTGGTATATTGACATCCCTTGGGTTTGGTCATATAGGAGCCCTTTGTCTCTTTTTACACAGGAACTTCTTTTGGGTTCATTTGTCTCCAGAAGAAAAGGTAAGTTATGCGAACAAATGTGTCGAAAGAGGTCGGTTTGCAATCACACGTTACCATGAGATTCGTTTGGGAAATGGGACTACTTTGTATAAACGTAAAACCCAATCATTCATTCCACATGAAGACGAAGAAAATGCCCTATTAGATGCAACATACAGAAAAACTGACACGAATGTGACCATCGGTAGTTTAAAATGA
- a CDS encoding helix-turn-helix domain-containing protein, with translation MKRRNSLYVWDTQALYAAWEETTTMHSLYSASLCFSVDIPSKIFLSNENFIEYTGVFLPPNTNYYQISKNTHIINIYIDPDSFLFERFSGNIKDGVQFFDSTKIPYLKKILDVLLDEKSPNEEVLGCLKLLVDSVFGSILPQKPPEVLDPRIFTVAKYLRSQTYLPQPEEVKLKILADIVNLSEDRFRHIFKDTLLTSVRKFILSLRLKIAARNYHTSANFTEVAHLAGFSDSAHFSRTFRSAYGHSPSAVFRNPKRTRIRFINMES, from the coding sequence ATGAAAAGGAGAAACTCATTATACGTTTGGGACACCCAGGCTCTTTATGCTGCATGGGAAGAAACCACTACGATGCATAGCCTCTATTCAGCATCGCTTTGTTTTTCAGTTGATATACCTTCAAAAATATTTCTATCAAATGAAAATTTTATTGAATATACAGGAGTATTTCTACCACCTAATACAAATTATTATCAAATTTCAAAGAATACACATATAATAAATATTTATATTGATCCGGACTCATTTTTGTTTGAACGTTTTTCTGGCAACATTAAAGACGGTGTTCAATTTTTTGATTCTACAAAGATACCATATTTAAAAAAAATATTAGATGTGTTATTAGATGAAAAATCACCAAATGAAGAAGTATTAGGTTGTTTAAAGTTACTCGTAGATTCTGTGTTTGGTTCGATTTTACCTCAAAAACCACCGGAAGTATTGGATCCAAGGATATTCACAGTTGCAAAATACCTTCGTTCCCAAACATACCTACCACAACCAGAAGAAGTTAAACTAAAAATTTTAGCCGATATAGTAAATTTATCTGAAGATAGATTTCGACATATATTCAAAGATACACTTCTAACTTCTGTTAGGAAATTTATATTAAGTTTGCGATTAAAAATTGCAGCACGCAATTACCATACAAGTGCAAATTTTACAGAAGTCGCCCACCTTGCCGGATTTTCTGATTCAGCCCATTTCAGTAGAACGTTTCGATCTGCTTATGGCCATAGCCCATCTGCTGTATTCAGAAATCCAAAAAGGACACGAATTCGTTTTATCAATATGGAATCATAA
- a CDS encoding HNH endonuclease signature motif containing protein, with protein MSWTDEQIQKVWEKGEKVAGADPNLFRKDGCSAWMNRKEYGNRKSVEGWEIDHINPIGSDELSNLRPLQWENNNDKSDGRLKCNIVSNGNQNVNKSKK; from the coding sequence ATGAGTTGGACAGATGAACAAATACAAAAGGTTTGGGAGAAGGGAGAAAAGGTCGCGGGCGCTGACCCGAATCTATTTAGAAAGGATGGGTGTAGTGCTTGGATGAATCGAAAAGAATACGGAAATCGAAAATCTGTCGAAGGTTGGGAAATCGATCATATCAATCCTATAGGATCAGATGAATTGAGCAATTTGCGTCCTCTCCAATGGGAGAACAATAACGACAAGAGTGATGGACGTCTGAAGTGTAATATTGTTTCAAATGGCAATCAGAATGTTAATAAAAGCAAAAAGTGA